The following proteins are co-located in the Fischerella sp. PCC 9605 genome:
- the cbiQ gene encoding cobalt ECF transporter T component CbiQ: MKIQIDTLAYTNRLRWLPPEQKLLFATALLIVTAFAHPSVQILIALWMSVWTVIYAGIPGKIYLKLIYVATFFWLTSLPALAINGIDVAHIDLIQHDAIAGLNISGYYLYISHNGLGLGLTILTRALASLCCLYFVMLTIPFTELLQTLRRLGCPALLTELLLLMYRFIFVLLNTASELWTAQQARGGYRTFATSMKSLALLIGQLLKRSLENYRQVVLSLESRGFNGELRVWHPHHYHQSKRYTIEAIFGFALLIALEWGQNAGMVTHI; this comes from the coding sequence ATGAAAATTCAGATTGACACACTAGCCTACACTAATCGCTTGCGATGGTTGCCACCAGAACAAAAATTGCTGTTTGCAACTGCCTTATTAATCGTCACAGCTTTTGCTCATCCAAGCGTGCAAATTTTGATTGCACTCTGGATGAGTGTTTGGACAGTGATCTATGCAGGCATTCCGGGCAAAATATATTTGAAATTGATCTATGTGGCAACTTTTTTTTGGTTAACCAGCTTGCCAGCTTTAGCTATTAATGGTATAGATGTAGCTCACATAGATTTAATACAACATGATGCGATCGCGGGATTAAATATTAGTGGTTATTACCTATACATCAGTCATAATGGTCTTGGGCTGGGATTGACAATTTTAACGCGAGCTTTAGCTTCTCTTTGTTGCTTGTATTTTGTCATGCTCACTATTCCCTTCACTGAACTTTTGCAAACGCTGAGACGTCTTGGTTGTCCAGCACTGTTAACTGAGCTTTTATTGCTGATGTATCGCTTTATTTTTGTGCTGTTAAACACAGCTTCGGAATTATGGACTGCTCAGCAGGCTCGTGGAGGCTATCGTACTTTCGCTACTAGTATGAAAAGTTTAGCACTGTTAATTGGACAACTACTCAAACGCAGTTTAGAAAACTATCGCCAAGTTGTCTTAAGTTTAGAATCAAGGGGTTTCAATGGAGAATTGCGGGTTTGGCATCCCCATCACTATCATCAATCAAAGCGATATACCATAGAAGCTATTTTTGGCTTTGCTTTATTAATAGCATTAGAATGGGGGCAGAATGCCGGAATGGTTACTCACATTTGA
- a CDS encoding energy-coupling factor ABC transporter substrate-binding protein, with product MTKIQNHKWNNWLLLLAVVALTVTPLVLLKDAEFGGADGKAQEAIEEIQPEYKPWFNSLIQISSTEVQSLLFAVQAAAGAGVIGYVIGLYKGRSERQNHHNENSD from the coding sequence AATCATAAATGGAATAACTGGCTATTGCTACTTGCAGTAGTGGCTTTAACTGTAACGCCTCTAGTGTTACTCAAAGATGCAGAATTTGGCGGTGCAGATGGCAAAGCTCAAGAAGCGATTGAAGAGATACAGCCTGAATATAAACCTTGGTTTAATTCATTGATTCAAATATCTAGCACAGAAGTTCAAAGCTTATTGTTTGCTGTGCAAGCGGCTGCGGGTGCTGGTGTGATTGGCTATGTAATTGGACTATATAAAGGGCGCTCAGAACGTCAAAATCATCATAATGAAAATTCAGATTGA